The proteins below are encoded in one region of Legionella antarctica:
- a CDS encoding penicillin-binding protein 1A: protein MKKMAYFWRKGLWALMSLFFLLLVAGSLLYLYLESQLPNVDSLKTVQLQVPLQIFSKDGLLIQEYGEKKRIPVTYDEIPQALVHALIATEDQRFFEHPGVDVLGLGRATVRMLRTGTKSQGGSTITMQVARNFFLSRKKTFLRKFNEIMLAIKIDRELSKEKILELYLNRIYLGNRAYGVGAAAMVYFGKPLKELNLAELAMIAGLPQAPSTQNPIANPLAAKKRRDHVLERLLEEHYIDEEQYQNAINQPITAKYHGTNIEVKAPYVAEMIRQSLYDNFGPEAYTKGYKVYTTIDGNLQNTANQVVEKNLIAYDHRHGYRGPIATIGEKDSQSPQIRQKYLAQYPELNTLIPAVITEVREKDATAALQNGQTFIIPWEGLSWARPALKKGWVGKSPSKAQQVVAIGDIVYVHATEDRWLLAQIPEAESAMVALNPKNGAIEVLVGGFNFQKSKFNRATQSSRQPGSSFKPFVYAAALNNGYNLATLINDAPIVVDDPSQPNLWRPHNVNLKFNGPTRLKQALVQSKNLVSIRILDDIGIDYTVDFLTRFGFSKKSLPRGLSLALGSLSVSPMDLATAYAVFANGGYKVEPYLIDHITDCDGKTLLQAKPTVVCNPCDNKVDTSAMAPRVIPEDIAFLINSALRDVIQHGTGRSAKVLNRQDLAGKTGTTNDQVDAWFAGFNPDLVVTVWVGFDNPKSLHEYAAGLALPLWIDFMKVALKGKSESEIKQPDNVVAVRIDPISGLLAKPNQENGVIEYFRDKEVPAEEDQAPVYNANNQQQQQPFIEDNLF, encoded by the coding sequence ATGAAAAAAATGGCATACTTCTGGCGTAAAGGTCTATGGGCGCTGATGAGCCTCTTTTTTCTTTTATTAGTGGCAGGCAGCCTTTTATACCTCTATCTGGAAAGTCAATTACCTAACGTAGATTCACTAAAAACTGTACAATTACAAGTACCACTACAGATTTTCAGTAAGGACGGCTTGTTAATCCAGGAGTATGGAGAGAAGAAGCGTATTCCTGTTACTTATGATGAAATTCCACAAGCATTGGTTCATGCATTAATTGCAACCGAAGATCAGCGTTTTTTTGAACATCCCGGAGTCGACGTTCTGGGCCTTGGCCGCGCCACAGTGCGTATGCTCAGAACAGGTACAAAATCCCAGGGTGGCAGCACCATTACCATGCAGGTAGCACGCAATTTTTTCTTAAGTCGAAAAAAGACTTTTTTACGTAAGTTCAATGAAATCATGTTGGCCATTAAAATAGACCGTGAATTAAGTAAAGAGAAAATTTTGGAGCTTTATTTAAACCGGATCTATTTAGGGAATCGCGCCTATGGTGTTGGTGCAGCTGCCATGGTCTATTTTGGCAAACCCCTGAAAGAACTCAATTTGGCTGAACTGGCTATGATAGCAGGTCTTCCACAGGCACCTTCTACCCAAAACCCGATTGCAAATCCTTTAGCAGCTAAAAAACGCCGTGACCATGTGTTGGAGCGTTTATTAGAAGAGCACTACATCGATGAAGAGCAATATCAAAATGCCATCAATCAACCTATTACCGCAAAATATCATGGTACTAATATTGAGGTTAAAGCGCCCTATGTAGCTGAAATGATTCGTCAGTCTTTATACGACAATTTTGGCCCTGAAGCCTATACCAAAGGCTATAAAGTCTATACAACTATTGATGGTAATTTACAAAATACGGCTAATCAGGTAGTAGAAAAGAATTTAATTGCCTACGACCATCGCCATGGTTATAGAGGCCCCATCGCGACTATAGGAGAAAAAGACAGCCAATCGCCGCAGATTAGACAAAAATACCTGGCACAATACCCAGAATTAAATACCTTGATTCCTGCAGTAATTACCGAAGTTAGAGAGAAAGATGCTACTGCTGCCCTTCAGAACGGCCAAACGTTTATCATCCCTTGGGAGGGTTTATCTTGGGCCAGACCTGCTTTGAAAAAAGGCTGGGTAGGGAAATCACCAAGCAAAGCACAGCAGGTAGTTGCCATAGGTGATATTGTTTATGTTCACGCCACAGAAGATAGATGGCTGCTTGCACAAATACCTGAAGCTGAATCGGCTATGGTCGCCCTTAACCCTAAAAATGGTGCAATAGAGGTTTTAGTTGGAGGATTTAATTTTCAAAAAAGTAAATTTAACAGAGCAACTCAATCAAGCAGACAACCTGGATCCAGTTTTAAACCCTTCGTTTACGCTGCAGCTCTAAATAATGGTTACAATCTGGCTACATTAATTAATGATGCACCTATCGTTGTTGATGATCCAAGCCAACCAAATCTATGGCGACCACACAATGTAAATCTCAAATTTAACGGCCCAACACGTTTAAAACAAGCCTTGGTTCAGTCAAAAAACCTCGTATCCATCAGAATACTTGATGATATAGGCATAGATTACACCGTAGATTTCTTAACCCGTTTTGGATTTAGTAAAAAATCACTACCGAGAGGCTTATCATTGGCTTTAGGCAGTTTATCTGTGAGTCCCATGGATCTGGCTACAGCCTATGCAGTATTTGCCAATGGCGGTTATAAAGTAGAGCCTTATCTCATCGACCATATAACTGATTGTGATGGTAAAACTCTGCTTCAAGCTAAACCCACTGTTGTTTGCAACCCCTGTGATAACAAGGTAGATACTTCTGCCATGGCGCCGCGCGTCATACCAGAAGATATAGCTTTTTTAATCAACTCTGCACTTAGAGATGTTATTCAGCATGGTACTGGACGTTCAGCAAAAGTACTTAATCGTCAGGATCTGGCTGGCAAAACTGGAACAACCAATGATCAGGTAGATGCATGGTTCGCTGGCTTTAATCCTGATCTGGTTGTAACCGTATGGGTAGGTTTTGATAATCCTAAATCACTACACGAATATGCTGCAGGCCTTGCCCTTCCCCTATGGATAGATTTTATGAAAGTAGCCTTAAAAGGTAAATCTGAAAGCGAAATAAAACAACCTGATAATGTAGTGGCAGTACGCATAGACCCTATCAGTGGCTTGCTTGCCAAACCTAATCAGGAAAATGGAGTAATCGAATATTTCCGTGATAAAGAGGTGCCTGCAGAAGAAGATCAAGCACCGGTATACAATGCCAATAATCAGCAGCAACAACAACCTTTTATAGAAGATAATTTATTTTGA
- the ald gene encoding alanine dehydrogenase: MLVGVPKEIKSQENRVGLVPSSVREIVRVGSSVLVERGAGLGIGISDDDYRNAGAEIVDTADAVFESAELIVKVKEPQPIECKRLRDGQTLFTYLHLAPDPQQTRLLKESGVTAIAYETVTQNNGGLPLLTPMSQVAGRMSIQAGAHCLEMAQGGSGVLLGGVPGVAAATVVVLGGGVVGTNAVRMAMGMEARVIVLDRSLQRLNELDFQFGSKLNTVYSTADALEKYVASADLVIGAVLVPGAASPKLVTRAMLKSMRPGSVLVDVAIDQGGCFETSRATTHQEPTYVVDNVVHYCVANMPGAVPRTSTFALNNATLPFVLSIVTKGVKLALLDDPHLLNGLNVHQGKITYEAVARDLDYEYVKASIALAGR, encoded by the coding sequence ATGTTAGTAGGTGTTCCAAAGGAAATAAAATCTCAAGAAAATCGCGTTGGACTGGTTCCTTCAAGTGTCAGAGAGATAGTTCGAGTGGGGAGTTCTGTTCTGGTTGAAAGAGGTGCAGGTCTGGGTATTGGTATCTCTGACGATGATTATCGAAACGCAGGAGCTGAAATTGTTGATACTGCAGATGCAGTTTTTGAAAGTGCTGAACTTATCGTTAAGGTAAAGGAACCACAGCCTATTGAATGTAAAAGATTACGAGATGGACAAACCTTGTTTACCTATTTACATTTGGCACCAGATCCTCAGCAAACACGTCTGCTTAAAGAATCAGGAGTAACTGCGATTGCTTATGAGACTGTGACTCAGAATAATGGTGGTCTGCCATTACTTACCCCCATGTCTCAAGTTGCTGGGCGTATGTCTATTCAGGCTGGGGCTCATTGTTTAGAGATGGCCCAAGGGGGAAGTGGTGTACTTTTGGGAGGGGTTCCTGGAGTTGCTGCAGCAACTGTTGTAGTTTTAGGTGGTGGAGTGGTTGGTACCAATGCAGTGCGGATGGCTATGGGTATGGAGGCTCGAGTTATAGTGCTCGATCGCTCCCTGCAAAGGTTGAATGAGCTGGATTTTCAGTTTGGCTCAAAGCTAAATACAGTTTACTCTACCGCGGATGCTCTAGAAAAATATGTGGCTAGTGCTGATTTAGTAATTGGTGCTGTATTAGTACCTGGCGCTGCTTCTCCTAAGCTTGTAACCAGAGCAATGCTGAAATCAATGCGTCCAGGTTCTGTTCTTGTTGATGTTGCAATTGATCAGGGGGGATGTTTTGAAACAAGTCGTGCTACAACGCATCAGGAACCAACCTATGTGGTAGATAACGTAGTGCATTATTGTGTGGCTAATATGCCTGGTGCTGTTCCAAGAACATCAACTTTTGCATTAAATAATGCGACGTTACCCTTTGTTTTGAGTATTGTAACAAAAGGGGTAAAGTTAGCCTTATTAGATGATCCTCACCTGCTTAATGGCTTAAATGTTCATCAAGGTAAAATTACTTACGAAGCAGTTGCTCGTGATTTGGATTATGAATATGTTAAGGCTTCAATTGCCTTGGCTGGAAGATAA
- a CDS encoding electron transfer flavoprotein subunit alpha/FixB family protein — protein MSTLVLVEHNNNTMHPATRNTLAAALELDNKPTLLVIGYQCDKVASQAAALAGAHTVWHVDQPCYEHQLAEQISDLVVSFADSFDAILASSSTYGKNILPRIAALLDVAQVSDVSRIVDSNTFEHPVYAGNAIETVRVLDDLKVMTVRTTAFNPVTETQIPCCIDNINQELPASGSKFVKHELSKSERPDLGSAKIVVSGGRGLQSAEKFKLVEDLADALGAAVGASRAAVDAGFVPNDYQVGQTGKVVAPLLYIAVGISGAVQHLAGMKDSKIIVAINKDEDAPIFQIADYGLVGDLFELVPQLIEQLKKR, from the coding sequence ATGAGCACTCTAGTACTTGTTGAACATAATAATAACACCATGCATCCTGCGACTCGAAATACGTTAGCCGCTGCTTTGGAGTTGGATAATAAACCTACCTTACTTGTTATCGGCTATCAATGCGATAAAGTAGCATCACAAGCTGCTGCTCTGGCTGGTGCTCATACTGTCTGGCATGTGGATCAACCATGCTATGAGCATCAGCTTGCTGAACAAATCAGTGATTTAGTAGTTTCATTTGCTGATTCATTTGATGCCATCCTTGCTTCCTCCAGTACTTATGGCAAAAATATACTCCCCAGAATAGCGGCTTTGTTAGATGTAGCTCAAGTTTCTGATGTGAGTAGAATCGTAGACTCTAATACTTTTGAGCATCCTGTTTATGCAGGTAATGCAATTGAAACAGTACGTGTTTTAGATGATTTGAAAGTAATGACGGTGAGAACTACTGCATTTAATCCAGTTACGGAAACACAAATTCCATGCTGTATCGACAATATTAATCAGGAGCTTCCAGCAAGTGGAAGTAAGTTCGTTAAACATGAATTAAGTAAATCTGAACGGCCCGACCTGGGCTCTGCAAAAATAGTTGTATCTGGTGGACGAGGTTTGCAAAGCGCGGAAAAATTTAAGTTGGTTGAAGATTTAGCTGATGCCTTGGGGGCTGCAGTCGGAGCATCCAGAGCGGCTGTGGATGCAGGGTTTGTACCTAATGATTATCAGGTAGGACAAACTGGAAAAGTTGTGGCTCCACTACTGTACATAGCAGTAGGCATTTCTGGAGCTGTACAACATTTGGCTGGAATGAAAGACTCTAAGATAATAGTTGCGATTAATAAAGATGAAGATGCTCCTATTTTTCAAATCGCTGATTATGGTTTAGTAGGTGATTTATTTGAATTAGTACCGCAATTAATAGAACAATTAAAGAAACGTTAA
- a CDS encoding electron transfer flavoprotein subunit beta/FixA family protein, protein MKILVAVKRVIDPYIKIRVKSDNTGVETQNIKMAMNPFDEIAIEEALRLREKNWATEVVAVSIGGESSQETLRHALALGADRAILVRTDKIFESLNIAKILKKIVDDEKPDLVLMGKQTIDGDNNQTSQMLAALLNWPQATNASKVTESVDHLEVTREIDGGLETIQITLPAVVSTDLRLNEPRYASLPNIMKAKRKTLDVLELESLELPLKQHVEILKVNAPATRTGGVIVESVAVLLDKLQHEAKVL, encoded by the coding sequence ATGAAGATACTCGTGGCAGTGAAACGTGTAATAGACCCATATATCAAAATTCGCGTTAAATCGGATAATACAGGAGTTGAAACACAGAACATTAAAATGGCTATGAATCCTTTTGATGAAATAGCTATAGAGGAAGCTTTACGTTTACGCGAAAAAAACTGGGCAACCGAGGTTGTTGCCGTAAGTATTGGGGGAGAGAGCTCGCAGGAGACTTTACGACATGCCTTGGCTTTAGGGGCTGATAGAGCTATTTTGGTACGCACTGATAAAATTTTTGAGAGTCTTAACATTGCTAAAATCCTTAAAAAAATTGTAGATGATGAAAAACCTGATTTAGTTTTGATGGGAAAACAGACTATTGATGGTGATAATAACCAAACATCGCAAATGCTAGCTGCTTTATTAAATTGGCCTCAAGCTACTAATGCATCCAAAGTGACTGAAAGTGTGGATCATCTGGAGGTCACTAGAGAAATTGATGGAGGTTTGGAGACTATTCAAATTACTCTGCCTGCTGTAGTCAGTACTGATTTACGCTTGAATGAGCCTCGATACGCCAGTCTTCCAAATATCATGAAAGCCAAACGCAAAACTTTAGATGTGCTTGAATTAGAATCGTTGGAGTTACCGCTAAAACAGCATGTGGAAATTTTAAAGGTCAATGCACCTGCAACTCGGACTGGAGGAGTAATAGTTGAGTCAGTTGCTGTATTGCTGGATAAATTACAACATGAAGCCAAAGTGCTTTGA
- a CDS encoding J domain-containing protein codes for MTIETELAALVKIYSRFDADKKLYVSQLDKTALLKLDADLAKFINQQLLVNGPEKERISKNYKKLSRYFHPDRSPDFLPEVIWLEQNLSQEGKNEVCFKCLSSCYDKLLNPEKFKEISFADINSRQDCREWLDSLKSTAQTYTSRIFFDSLINLLDESGSYFDEAGQIKPNGLKTLLTFMPIIFASYGAVIFGQELLAIYALYFVMLKGGQYLERSEIAEIKSIGRTLQEISVLTATATTTLMVRLLEMTFWATHQCLDVSLQIGSSILKPLLQVPHQDCKSSHADHGVNLGQDLILASKNLSEGMQFKNPALKVISAPLEAYLGNGHQFFGSWRIGWTKRHMVETFLFKMRVLDAGTDSIEAKLIAARKELEKIKANKKVYAKGGKTAEAVDNAEKAITLLSEQDPSALQLVVFTIGEGNKLC; via the coding sequence ATGACTATAGAAACCGAATTAGCAGCGCTGGTGAAGATTTATTCTAGGTTCGATGCAGATAAAAAACTTTATGTATCTCAGTTGGATAAGACAGCGCTGTTAAAATTAGACGCGGATTTAGCTAAATTTATTAATCAACAGTTATTAGTAAATGGCCCTGAAAAAGAAAGAATATCTAAAAATTATAAGAAACTATCCCGGTATTTTCATCCAGACAGATCTCCAGATTTTTTGCCTGAAGTCATTTGGCTTGAACAAAATTTATCGCAAGAAGGTAAAAATGAGGTATGTTTTAAATGTTTATCTTCTTGTTATGATAAATTATTAAACCCTGAAAAATTTAAAGAAATTTCTTTTGCTGATATTAACAGCAGACAAGATTGTCGAGAGTGGCTCGATAGTTTAAAAAGCACCGCCCAAACTTATACTTCCCGAATTTTTTTTGATAGTTTGATTAATCTATTGGATGAATCTGGAAGTTACTTTGATGAGGCGGGGCAGATAAAACCAAATGGTTTAAAGACATTACTCACGTTTATGCCCATTATCTTTGCTAGTTACGGTGCCGTAATTTTTGGACAAGAACTATTAGCAATTTACGCGCTATATTTTGTCATGCTAAAAGGCGGGCAGTATCTGGAGCGTAGTGAAATCGCAGAAATAAAATCTATTGGGAGAACCCTGCAAGAGATCAGTGTACTTACAGCAACAGCAACTACTACTTTGATGGTGCGCTTATTAGAAATGACATTTTGGGCCACCCATCAATGCCTTGATGTAAGTTTACAAATTGGTTCTTCTATTTTAAAACCATTGTTACAAGTTCCACATCAAGACTGTAAATCAAGCCATGCAGATCATGGTGTTAATTTGGGTCAGGATTTAATTTTAGCAAGCAAAAATCTCAGTGAAGGGATGCAATTTAAAAATCCGGCATTGAAAGTTATTTCTGCACCACTAGAGGCTTATCTTGGAAATGGACATCAGTTTTTTGGAAGTTGGCGTATCGGTTGGACTAAAAGGCACATGGTTGAAACCTTTCTTTTCAAGATGAGAGTTCTGGATGCAGGTACTGATTCTATTGAAGCCAAATTGATTGCAGCACGAAAAGAATTAGAGAAAATTAAAGCAAATAAAAAGGTATATGCTAAAGGTGGGAAAACCGCTGAAGCCGTTGATAATGCAGAAAAAGCCATTACTTTATTGAGTGAGCAAGATCCATCTGCTTTGCAACTTGTAGTCTTTACGATTGGAGAAGGAAATAAATTATGCTAG
- a CDS encoding phosphatase PAP2 family protein yields the protein MTQFEGTYGLMKRPWVILTYLALVILTYHFLDRPLATYFYQLDLRTNLHVLNLVTSLGKMIIYVVLFTLAGLYFRYIGTNTTYEARAWYLLACIIFPNLLCLILKTSLGRARPDLLFSSDIYGFYWFKPTSSYWSLPSGHTTTVVSLASGFGVLFPKYFYAFLALAFFIVLTRVLLYYHYLSDVMTAFYLCILVVGAFTQFIKRNQYLSKAWIK from the coding sequence ATGACTCAATTTGAAGGAACATACGGTTTAATGAAAAGGCCTTGGGTTATCTTAACCTACCTGGCCCTTGTTATTTTAACTTATCATTTTTTGGATAGGCCCTTGGCGACTTATTTCTATCAACTGGATCTCAGAACTAATTTGCATGTTCTTAATCTGGTTACCTCGTTAGGAAAAATGATTATATATGTTGTTTTATTTACCTTAGCCGGTTTGTATTTCAGATATATTGGTACTAATACTACTTATGAGGCGAGAGCATGGTATTTGCTTGCTTGTATTATTTTTCCTAATTTATTGTGTTTGATTTTAAAAACAAGCTTGGGTCGTGCTCGACCTGATTTATTATTTTCAAGCGATATTTATGGTTTTTATTGGTTTAAACCAACTTCATCATATTGGTCACTGCCATCAGGTCATACCACTACAGTTGTTAGTTTGGCGTCTGGCTTTGGTGTGCTGTTTCCAAAATATTTTTACGCCTTCCTTGCCTTGGCATTTTTTATTGTCCTTACGCGAGTACTTTTATATTATCATTATTTAAGTGATGTGATGACCGCTTTTTATCTATGCATCCTGGTAGTTGGTGCGTTCACTCAATTTATTAAAAGGAATCAATATTTGAGCAAAGCCTGGATAAAATAA
- a CDS encoding site-2 protease family protein — protein sequence MQEFTIIQQICIWALPVLLAITLHEAAHAYVANRCGDTTAKMFGRLSLNPIRHIDPVGTIILPIVAGLLTNFTFVIGYAKPVPINQNQLRNPRRDMILVTLAGPCSNFLMAFLWAGCLKIATLLHPEASMLALFLLFTSRAGMIINLVLAFLNLIPIPPLDGSRVVSSLLPTRQALIYEKIEPYGFFILVILIFTGILGYVLLPLINSSMALLGMIYRL from the coding sequence ATGCAAGAATTCACCATCATTCAACAAATATGCATTTGGGCTCTTCCTGTTTTATTAGCAATAACCCTCCATGAAGCAGCCCATGCATATGTTGCAAATAGATGTGGCGATACAACAGCGAAAATGTTTGGCCGTTTAAGTTTAAACCCAATTCGTCATATTGATCCTGTTGGAACAATAATACTACCAATAGTTGCAGGTCTGTTAACCAACTTTACTTTTGTTATCGGTTATGCAAAACCGGTTCCAATTAATCAGAATCAATTACGTAATCCCAGACGGGATATGATTCTGGTTACTTTAGCTGGCCCCTGCTCCAATTTTTTAATGGCCTTTTTATGGGCGGGATGCTTAAAGATTGCCACCCTCTTACACCCAGAGGCTTCCATGTTAGCTCTGTTTTTACTATTTACTTCTCGTGCAGGAATGATTATTAATTTAGTATTGGCCTTTTTAAATCTGATTCCTATTCCTCCATTAGATGGCAGCAGAGTGGTCAGCAGTCTTTTACCCACAAGGCAGGCGCTGATCTATGAAAAGATTGAACCATACGGTTTTTTTATCCTGGTCATTCTAATATTCACTGGCATCTTGGGTTATGTGTTGCTTCCATTGATTAATAGTAGCATGGCTTTATTAGGTATGATTTATCGTTTATGA
- a CDS encoding 4-phosphoerythronate dehydrogenase produces the protein MKILADASLPGLDSAFPEPFTLSRYSNADELSSLLCGQDVLFCRSTLKVNSELLKNNQLQYVATASSGTDHLDHLFLKSQKIQIIDAKGSNASSVADYVVSCVALLEKQNLIGGKQVGIIGMGKTGSKVYSRLKAANFQTWNYDPLKAIQEKQFESCELDNLHEADLLCIHAELHSHLPYPSVNLIDEVFLGQLKPGCVIINAARGGIVNEAALLNTRCPLVYCTDVYLHEPAINKHIVDMATICTPHIAGHSIEAKWTAVTMISKRLHQLLRLPVPEFDLPVKPQNLHLPEDISWQERVLSIYNPAAETLQLKKAHDKKSIFLKLRNNHQNRHDFSLYPDLICNQETRLLLGNIE, from the coding sequence ATGAAAATTCTTGCAGATGCATCACTGCCCGGTTTAGATAGCGCTTTTCCTGAACCTTTTACTTTGAGTCGCTATTCTAATGCGGATGAATTATCCAGTCTGCTGTGTGGACAAGATGTTCTCTTTTGTCGTTCGACATTAAAAGTAAATAGTGAGCTATTAAAAAATAATCAATTACAGTATGTAGCAACCGCTAGTAGTGGAACAGATCATTTGGATCATTTATTTTTGAAGTCGCAAAAAATACAAATTATTGATGCTAAAGGCTCTAATGCTTCTTCAGTTGCTGACTACGTGGTTTCTTGTGTTGCTCTTTTGGAAAAACAGAATCTGATAGGCGGCAAACAGGTGGGTATTATTGGTATGGGAAAAACAGGAAGTAAGGTATATTCGCGACTGAAAGCCGCTAATTTTCAGACATGGAATTATGATCCTCTTAAAGCCATACAAGAAAAACAGTTTGAAAGTTGCGAACTGGACAACCTACATGAAGCAGATCTTCTATGTATTCATGCAGAATTGCATTCTCATCTTCCCTACCCCAGTGTTAATTTAATTGATGAGGTGTTTCTTGGGCAACTTAAGCCCGGTTGTGTCATCATAAACGCCGCTCGAGGCGGTATCGTTAACGAAGCGGCTTTGCTCAATACTCGCTGTCCTCTAGTCTACTGTACTGATGTTTATCTTCATGAACCTGCTATAAACAAACATATTGTAGATATGGCAACTATATGTACTCCTCATATAGCAGGACATAGTATAGAGGCAAAATGGACAGCGGTAACCATGATTAGTAAACGATTACATCAGCTTCTTAGGCTACCTGTACCGGAGTTTGATTTACCTGTAAAACCCCAAAATCTGCATTTACCAGAAGATATCTCTTGGCAAGAGCGTGTATTATCAATATATAATCCCGCAGCAGAAACCTTACAGTTAAAAAAAGCTCATGATAAAAAATCCATTTTTTTGAAGCTGCGGAACAACCATCAAAACCGACATGATTTTTCTCTTTACCCCGATTTAATTTGTAATCAGGAAACGCGATTATTGTTGGGCAATATAGAATAG
- a CDS encoding UDP-N-acetylmuramoyl-L-alanyl-D-glutamate--2,6-diaminopimelate ligase, producing MKLTQLLKPWIKHEVVDCVITDIKNDSRLIQRGDLFIAYPGAIADGRLFIERAVSAGAVAVVYDPVCFPPSCDLPALVPCIALPKLAEQLAEIAKRFYSNPSESLIVTGVTGTNGKTTIAYQLAQAHFLLGQQSAYIGTIGQGNVNLLQPLDNTTPDALCLQRMLYQYKKQSIKQVCMEVSSHALSQHRVDAIEFRQAIFTNLTLDHLDYHHTMQAYGAAKALLFEIDQLQWAIINQDDAYQHIMSSAVKSHVKKITYGMHQECDVKAVKWNIDIHGTKIEVRSPWGQHQLRTKALGEFNIYNSLAIFSSLLASGYKPDQVIQVMAQLKGAPGRMEIVANSPYVLVDYAHTPDALENVLTTLSQLKKGRLWVVFGCGGDRDKTKRPVMGKAASLYADKVVITSDNPRSEDPDAIVEEIADGIVNATHVIKLVNREDAIAYALNNAEKDDIILIAGKGHEAYQQIGNIKHDFSDQEVVKRLILQQR from the coding sequence GTGAAATTAACTCAATTATTAAAACCCTGGATCAAACACGAAGTGGTTGACTGTGTTATCACTGACATTAAAAACGACAGTCGCCTGATTCAAAGAGGTGATTTATTCATTGCCTATCCAGGAGCGATAGCCGATGGACGCCTGTTCATCGAGAGGGCTGTGTCTGCTGGAGCTGTTGCAGTTGTATATGATCCGGTTTGCTTTCCTCCTTCTTGTGATTTACCTGCTTTAGTTCCTTGTATTGCCTTACCAAAATTGGCTGAGCAACTAGCAGAAATTGCCAAACGATTTTATAGTAATCCCAGCGAATCTTTAATCGTAACCGGAGTAACTGGCACTAATGGAAAAACCACTATAGCCTATCAATTGGCACAAGCGCATTTTCTACTCGGGCAACAGTCTGCATACATAGGCACTATAGGCCAGGGGAATGTTAATCTATTACAACCTCTGGATAATACCACTCCCGACGCATTATGTTTACAAAGAATGCTTTATCAATATAAAAAACAGAGTATTAAACAGGTTTGTATGGAAGTCTCCTCTCATGCTTTAAGCCAACATCGAGTCGATGCCATCGAGTTTAGACAAGCGATATTTACCAATTTAACATTGGATCATTTGGATTATCATCACACCATGCAGGCTTATGGTGCTGCAAAAGCATTATTATTTGAGATTGATCAATTGCAGTGGGCAATTATTAATCAGGATGATGCTTATCAACATATAATGAGCAGTGCCGTTAAATCACATGTAAAAAAAATAACTTATGGCATGCATCAGGAATGTGATGTGAAAGCTGTTAAGTGGAACATTGATATTCATGGAACAAAAATAGAGGTGCGTTCACCTTGGGGACAACATCAGTTGCGAACAAAAGCTTTGGGAGAGTTTAATATTTATAATAGCCTTGCTATATTTTCCAGTTTATTGGCAAGTGGCTATAAACCTGATCAGGTAATTCAGGTTATGGCTCAATTGAAAGGAGCGCCTGGGCGTATGGAAATCGTAGCTAACTCACCATATGTTCTTGTGGACTATGCTCATACTCCGGATGCTTTAGAAAATGTTTTGACTACCCTGAGTCAACTAAAAAAAGGTCGTCTATGGGTGGTTTTTGGTTGTGGCGGCGACAGAGATAAAACTAAAAGGCCTGTTATGGGAAAGGCTGCCAGTCTTTATGCTGATAAAGTTGTAATAACCAGTGATAATCCCCGGAGTGAAGATCCTGATGCAATTGTTGAAGAGATTGCTGATGGAATTGTTAACGCTACCCATGTGATTAAATTAGTAAATCGGGAAGATGCAATTGCCTATGCTCTAAATAATGCTGAGAAGGACGACATTATTTTAATTGCTGGAAAAGGGCATGAGGCTTATCAACAAATAGGGAACATAAAGCATGATTTTTCCGATCAGGAAGTAGTGAAGCGATTAATTCTCCAACAAAGGTAA